In a genomic window of Methylovirgula sp. 4M-Z18:
- the fabA gene encoding 3-hydroxyacyl-[acyl-carrier-protein] dehydratase FabA: MAERRSAFSYEDLLSCGRGELFGPGNAQLPLPPMLMFDRITEISEDGGAHGKGHLRAEFDIKPDLWFFGCHFKGDPVMPGCLGLDALWQMTGFFLGWLGLPGRGRALGVGEVKFSDQVLPTIKKVVYGVDFKRIFKGKLVLGIADGWLEADGKRIYETKDMRVGLFKPEAA, translated from the coding sequence ATGGCCGAACGGCGTTCCGCGTTTTCTTATGAAGATCTGCTCTCCTGCGGCCGCGGCGAATTGTTCGGGCCGGGAAATGCGCAATTGCCGCTTCCCCCCATGCTGATGTTCGATCGGATCACCGAAATCTCCGAGGATGGCGGCGCCCATGGCAAGGGCCATCTGCGCGCCGAATTCGATATCAAGCCGGATCTGTGGTTCTTCGGCTGCCATTTCAAAGGTGATCCCGTCATGCCGGGATGCCTCGGCCTCGATGCGCTGTGGCAGATGACCGGCTTTTTCCTCGGTTGGCTCGGTCTACCGGGCCGCGGCCGGGCGCTCGGCGTCGGCGAGGTGAAATTTAGCGATCAGGTGCTGCCGACCATCAAGAAAGTGGTTTACGGCGTCGATTTCAAGCGCATTTTCAAGGGCAAGCTGGTGCTGGGGATCGCCGACGGTTGGCTCGAGGCTGACGGGAAGCGAATCTACGAGACGAAGGACATGCGCGTGGGTCTGTTCAAGCCCGAAGCCGCTTGA
- a CDS encoding GNAT family N-acetyltransferase translates to MTSFAPDLPIGDIVDTRPAPRPERVTLRGRYVTLEPLDPIKHAESIYAETHGPDAPRIWQYMGEGPFADRAAFDAHVTAKSASADPLFFAIIDNASGRALGWQTLMRIDTANRVIEVGNIVYGASLQRTQAATEAQYLFARYIFDDLGYRRYEWKLNNLNAPSRRAAERYGFTFEGIFRQHMIIKGRNRDTCWLAMLDHEWPRYKAAFEAWLDPSNFDAQGRQKRSLTACRPAMITPSIRRATPHDAEKIIALQHDAYAANRALIGAEPIPLLANYAEILSRDDVWVADVHGDIAGALILQPQDDHMLIWSIATASHFQRQGIANGLLDFAAQHTRQMGFALLRLYTGQKLERNVAWYQRHGFAIDRIEQLPDRVIVHMSKNLN, encoded by the coding sequence ATGACATCCTTTGCTCCTGATCTTCCCATCGGCGATATTGTCGACACGCGTCCTGCACCACGTCCCGAGCGTGTGACGCTGCGCGGCCGTTACGTCACGCTTGAACCGCTCGATCCGATCAAACATGCCGAGTCGATCTATGCCGAAACCCATGGGCCGGACGCGCCGCGGATCTGGCAATATATGGGCGAAGGACCCTTCGCCGACCGCGCCGCATTCGATGCGCATGTCACAGCAAAATCCGCTTCCGCCGATCCACTGTTCTTTGCGATCATCGACAATGCCAGCGGCCGCGCGCTCGGGTGGCAGACGTTGATGCGTATCGATACGGCGAACCGCGTGATCGAAGTCGGCAATATCGTTTATGGCGCGAGCCTGCAGCGCACCCAAGCCGCGACGGAAGCGCAATATTTGTTCGCGCGCTACATCTTCGACGATCTCGGCTACCGGCGCTACGAATGGAAGCTCAACAATTTGAATGCGCCGTCGCGGCGGGCAGCGGAACGATACGGCTTCACCTTCGAAGGCATCTTCCGCCAGCACATGATCATCAAGGGCCGCAATCGCGACACGTGCTGGCTCGCGATGCTCGATCATGAATGGCCGCGTTACAAAGCGGCATTCGAAGCCTGGCTCGATCCTTCGAATTTCGACGCGCAAGGCCGGCAAAAGCGATCCCTCACCGCATGCCGCCCCGCCATGATCACGCCCAGTATCCGCCGCGCCACGCCGCATGATGCGGAGAAGATCATCGCACTTCAGCATGATGCCTATGCGGCGAACCGCGCCTTGATCGGCGCGGAGCCGATTCCCCTGCTCGCGAATTATGCCGAGATTCTTTCGCGTGACGATGTGTGGGTCGCGGATGTGCATGGCGACATAGCTGGTGCGCTGATTTTGCAACCGCAGGACGATCACATGCTGATCTGGAGCATCGCCACCGCTTCGCACTTTCAGCGGCAAGGCATCGCGAACGGCCTTCTGGACTTTGCCGCACAACATACGCGGCAAATGGGTTTTGCGCTTTTACGGCTCTACACCGGCCAAAAGCTTGAACGAAACGTCGCCTGGTATCAGCGCCATGGTTTTGCCATCGACCGTATTGAACAGCTCCCCGATCGCGTTATTGTGCACATGAGCAAGAACCTAAACTGA
- a CDS encoding CobW family GTP-binding protein — protein sequence MSDKIPVTVLTGYLGAGKTTLLNRILSEPHGKKYAVIVNEFGEIGIDNDLVVGADEEVFEMNNGCICCTVRGDLIRILEGLMKRKGKFDAIIVETTGLADPAPVAQTFFVDTDVQNAARLDAVVTVADAKWLAARLKDAPEAKNQIAFADVILLNKTDLVSPEELREVEARIRAINPYARLHKTVKAQVELDAVLGRNAFDLDRILEIEPEFLHADEHDHDHDHDHHHHHDHDHGHHHHGLKHYHDEDMQSVALEIEGDVDAEKFMPWINDLVQRDGPSILRSKGILAFKDEPRRFVFQGVHMILDGDTQRPWRADEKRTSKIVFIGRDLKEDEIRKGFLACAA from the coding sequence ATGTCCGACAAAATTCCCGTCACGGTGCTTACTGGTTATCTGGGCGCCGGCAAGACCACTTTGCTCAACCGGATTCTGTCCGAGCCGCACGGCAAGAAATATGCGGTGATCGTCAATGAGTTCGGCGAAATCGGCATTGACAACGACCTCGTCGTCGGGGCCGATGAGGAAGTGTTCGAGATGAACAACGGCTGCATTTGCTGCACCGTGCGCGGCGACCTCATCCGCATCCTCGAAGGCCTGATGAAGCGCAAGGGCAAGTTCGACGCCATCATCGTCGAGACCACCGGTTTGGCCGATCCGGCCCCGGTCGCGCAGACTTTCTTCGTCGATACCGATGTGCAGAACGCGGCGCGACTCGACGCCGTCGTGACGGTGGCCGACGCCAAATGGCTGGCCGCACGGCTCAAGGACGCGCCCGAAGCGAAGAACCAGATCGCCTTTGCCGATGTGATCCTGCTCAACAAGACCGATCTCGTAAGCCCTGAGGAGCTGCGCGAGGTCGAGGCCCGCATTCGCGCCATCAACCCCTATGCGCGGCTGCACAAGACGGTGAAGGCGCAGGTCGAGCTCGATGCGGTGCTTGGCCGCAATGCGTTCGATCTCGACCGCATCCTCGAGATCGAGCCGGAGTTCTTGCACGCCGACGAGCATGATCACGACCACGATCACGATCATCACCACCATCATGACCATGATCACGGCCACCATCATCACGGCCTCAAACATTATCATGACGAGGACATGCAGTCGGTCGCGCTCGAGATCGAGGGCGATGTCGATGCGGAAAAATTCATGCCCTGGATCAACGATCTGGTGCAGCGCGACGGCCCGTCGATTCTGCGCTCCAAGGGCATTCTCGCCTTCAAGGACGAGCCGCGGCGCTTCGTCTTCCAAGGCGTGCATATGATTTTGGACGGCGACACCCAGCGCCCCTGGCGCGCCGACGAGAAGCGCACGTCGAAAATCGTCTTCATCGGCCGCGACCTGAAGGAAGACGAGATCCGCAAGGGCTTCTTGGCCTGCGCCGCGTGA
- a CDS encoding YqaE/Pmp3 family membrane protein, which translates to MRLIIAFLLPWLTFFTIGRPFSGLVCLILQITLIGWIPATIWAVYALSQYRTDQKIEEALRERQG; encoded by the coding sequence ATGCGACTGATCATAGCCTTCCTTTTGCCGTGGCTGACGTTTTTCACCATCGGCCGGCCTTTCTCGGGGCTTGTGTGCCTCATTCTGCAGATCACGCTGATCGGCTGGATTCCGGCGACCATTTGGGCGGTCTATGCCCTGAGCCAGTACAGGACCGATCAGAAGATCGAGGAGGCGTTGCGCGAGCGGCAAGGCTGA
- a CDS encoding SDR family oxidoreductase: MAGRLVGKRAILTAAGAGIGRATAEAFVAEGAEVIATDLDITKMEGLLGATLHALDVRSSDDVEALARQYGPVDILFNCAGYVHHGTILDCSNADWEFSFDLNVKSMHRTIRAFLPGMLEKGKGSIVNVASGAGSIRGIPNRYVYGATKAAVIGLTKAVAADFIKRGIRCNAICPGTIESPSLDDRIATLAHNSGQAVDAVRQAFVDRQPMGRLGTPYEIAMLAVYLASDESSYTTGQTHLADGGFAL, from the coding sequence ATGGCGGGACGTCTCGTAGGCAAGAGAGCGATTTTGACGGCTGCAGGCGCGGGCATCGGCCGCGCGACGGCGGAGGCCTTTGTTGCCGAGGGCGCGGAAGTCATCGCGACCGACCTCGACATCACCAAGATGGAAGGATTGCTGGGCGCGACATTGCATGCGCTCGATGTGCGCTCGAGCGATGATGTCGAGGCGCTCGCGCGCCAATACGGTCCCGTCGACATCCTGTTCAATTGCGCGGGCTATGTGCATCACGGCACGATTCTGGACTGCTCGAATGCCGACTGGGAATTTTCATTCGACCTGAACGTCAAGTCGATGCACCGCACCATTCGCGCCTTTTTGCCGGGCATGCTGGAGAAGGGCAAAGGCTCGATCGTCAATGTCGCGTCCGGCGCCGGATCGATCCGCGGCATTCCCAACCGCTATGTCTATGGTGCGACCAAAGCCGCGGTGATCGGCCTGACCAAGGCGGTGGCGGCGGATTTCATCAAGCGCGGCATCCGCTGCAACGCGATTTGTCCGGGCACGATTGAGAGCCCGTCGCTCGACGATCGGATCGCGACCTTGGCCCACAACTCGGGTCAAGCGGTGGACGCCGTGCGCCAGGCTTTCGTCGACCGCCAGCCGATGGGGCGGCTTGGCACGCCATATGAGATTGCGATGCTCGCAGTCTATCTCGCCTCGGACGAGTCGAGCTACACGACCGGGCAGACCCATTTGGCCGACGGCGGATTTGCTTTGTAA
- a CDS encoding isocitrate lyase/PEP mutase family protein has product MSKLSLPDIRAKFRALHDHGCFVIPNAWDVGSAVYLQHMGFPAVASTSAGFAFTLARPDNGIPLSALLQHLRDLSGELQIGVNADFENAFADDLEGVAANVTKAVATGVSGLSVEDLTGRKDKPLYDFDLAVRRIRAARAAIDATGENVMLIARTECFWLSTPGPFDEAIKRATAFAEAGADCIFVPGALSREQIATLVKEVAPHPVSVIRNSPGLTVSELADLGVRRISVGPLLARAAWTAFVEMAKEIRESGSFDSAAKLMPTAPLNELFAQHAAQL; this is encoded by the coding sequence ATGTCCAAACTGTCTTTGCCAGATATTCGTGCCAAATTCCGGGCACTGCACGATCATGGCTGCTTCGTCATCCCGAATGCCTGGGACGTCGGCTCTGCCGTCTATCTGCAGCACATGGGATTTCCGGCCGTTGCGTCGACAAGCGCCGGTTTCGCCTTCACCCTGGCGCGTCCCGACAACGGTATTCCTTTGTCCGCGCTGCTGCAACACTTGCGCGATTTGAGCGGCGAATTGCAGATCGGTGTGAACGCCGATTTCGAGAATGCTTTCGCAGATGACCTTGAAGGAGTTGCCGCAAACGTGACGAAGGCCGTTGCGACAGGCGTTTCCGGCCTCTCCGTCGAGGATCTCACCGGCCGCAAGGACAAGCCGCTCTATGATTTCGATCTCGCGGTGAGGCGCATCCGCGCGGCACGTGCCGCGATCGATGCGACCGGTGAGAACGTCATGCTGATCGCCCGCACCGAATGTTTCTGGCTCAGCACGCCCGGCCCGTTCGATGAAGCCATTAAGCGTGCGACGGCATTCGCGGAGGCCGGCGCCGATTGCATCTTCGTGCCGGGCGCGCTTTCGCGCGAACAGATCGCGACTTTGGTGAAGGAGGTCGCGCCGCACCCCGTCAGCGTCATCCGCAATTCACCCGGCTTGACCGTCAGCGAACTCGCCGATCTTGGCGTACGCCGGATCAGTGTCGGCCCATTGCTGGCGCGCGCGGCGTGGACGGCTTTCGTCGAGATGGCGAAGGAAATCCGCGAGTCCGGTTCGTTCGATTCGGCCGCCAAGCTTATGCCAACCGCGCCGCTGAACGAGTTGTTCGCACAGCATGCCGCGCAATTGTAA
- a CDS encoding glucan biosynthesis protein, whose protein sequence is MTEPMDRRHLIKAAGASFVAGLAASGGTAALAAEGLKFGPSTPFSFEVLKERAAAMARQDYVGPDKPSPEILDKIDYEAHGKIHYRTEMALFANGPGKYPVTFFHLGKFFKKAVGMNVVTGNQSRRIIYSANYFDMPADSPAKQLPEGSGFAGFRIQEPRDGRLDWHKNDWVAFLGASYFRAIGQLYQYGLSARGLALDVAVAGKAEEFPDFTEFYIEPGKNDGSITVYALLDGPSVTGAYRFVMTRSKGVIMEIEQSLNLRADIARFGIAPLTSMYWFSETMKPTAIDWRPEVHDSDGLAMWTGSGERLWRPLNNPPRIMASAFQDINPRGFGLLQRDRAFDHYQDGVHYERRPSLWVEPLAPWGKGSVQLVEIPTDDEIHDNIVAQWVPAEPATAGQTFNLKYRLFWLDGEPYPAVTLGICTATRLGNGGQPGQPRPKGVRKFMIEFLGGPLQSIPFGVKPEAVLSASRGTFSYVFTEAVPDGVPGHWRAQFDLTVDGSDPVEMRCFLKTGDRVLTETWLYQYHPF, encoded by the coding sequence ATGACTGAGCCGATGGATCGCCGTCATCTGATCAAAGCTGCGGGCGCCTCTTTCGTCGCAGGCCTTGCCGCGTCCGGCGGCACGGCGGCGCTTGCGGCCGAGGGCCTGAAATTCGGGCCGAGCACGCCGTTTTCTTTCGAGGTGCTCAAGGAGCGGGCGGCCGCCATGGCCAGGCAGGATTACGTCGGGCCGGACAAACCGTCGCCAGAGATCCTCGACAAGATCGATTACGAGGCGCACGGCAAGATCCATTACCGCACCGAAATGGCGCTGTTCGCCAACGGTCCGGGCAAATATCCGGTCACGTTCTTCCATCTCGGCAAATTCTTCAAAAAAGCCGTGGGGATGAATGTGGTGACGGGCAATCAGAGCCGCCGGATCATCTACAGCGCGAATTATTTCGACATGCCGGCCGATTCGCCGGCCAAGCAATTGCCGGAAGGCTCTGGTTTCGCCGGTTTCCGTATCCAGGAGCCGCGCGACGGGCGTCTCGACTGGCACAAGAACGATTGGGTCGCGTTTCTCGGCGCGTCCTATTTCCGGGCGATCGGCCAGCTTTACCAATACGGCCTGTCGGCGCGCGGCCTTGCCCTCGATGTCGCGGTGGCCGGCAAGGCGGAAGAATTCCCGGATTTCACCGAATTTTACATCGAGCCGGGCAAAAACGACGGCTCGATCACCGTTTACGCCTTGCTCGACGGCCCGTCGGTGACCGGCGCCTACCGCTTCGTGATGACGCGCAGCAAGGGCGTGATCATGGAGATCGAGCAATCGCTGAATTTGCGCGCCGATATCGCGCGTTTCGGCATCGCACCGCTGACCTCGATGTATTGGTTCTCCGAAACCATGAAGCCGACGGCGATCGACTGGCGTCCCGAAGTGCACGATTCGGATGGTCTGGCCATGTGGACGGGCTCGGGCGAGCGCTTGTGGCGGCCGCTGAACAATCCGCCCCGCATCATGGCCTCGGCCTTCCAGGACATCAACCCGCGCGGTTTCGGCCTGCTGCAGCGGGACCGCGCGTTCGATCATTATCAGGATGGCGTGCATTACGAACGCCGCCCGAGCCTGTGGGTCGAGCCGCTCGCGCCTTGGGGCAAAGGGTCGGTCCAATTGGTCGAAATTCCGACCGACGACGAGATCCACGATAATATCGTCGCCCAATGGGTGCCGGCCGAACCCGCCACGGCTGGGCAGACCTTCAATCTCAAATACCGCCTGTTCTGGCTCGACGGCGAGCCCTATCCGGCGGTGACCCTTGGTATCTGCACCGCGACGCGCCTCGGCAACGGCGGCCAGCCCGGCCAGCCGCGCCCGAAGGGCGTGCGCAAATTCATGATCGAATTCCTCGGCGGCCCGCTGCAGAGCATCCCGTTCGGCGTGAAGCCCGAGGCCGTGCTGTCGGCCTCGCGCGGGACCTTCTCCTACGTCTTTACCGAGGCGGTGCCGGACGGCGTTCCCGGCCATTGGCGCGCGCAATTCGACTTGACGGTGGACGGCTCGGATCCGGTCGAAATGCGCTGTTTCCTGAAGACGGGCGATCGGGTGCTGACCGAGACTTGGCTGTACCAGTACCACCCGTTTTAA
- a CDS encoding septal ring lytic transglycosylase RlpA family protein, with protein sequence MNKIILSVLFISSSILSAHAATWTGKASYYSGGGRTASGARFNPGGLTAAHRSLPFGTHLRVTNLGNGRSVQVTVNDRGPFIRSRLIDMSRGAADALGFRRAGTARVKIEVVEK encoded by the coding sequence TTGAACAAGATAATCCTAAGTGTATTATTCATATCCTCATCTATTCTATCGGCGCATGCCGCCACTTGGACGGGTAAAGCCTCCTATTATTCCGGCGGCGGCCGCACAGCGAGCGGTGCCAGGTTCAACCCCGGCGGCCTCACGGCAGCCCACCGGTCTCTCCCCTTCGGCACGCATCTTCGTGTCACCAATCTTGGCAATGGCCGCTCGGTCCAGGTGACCGTGAACGATCGCGGCCCCTTCATTCGCAGCCGCCTCATCGATATGTCGCGCGGCGCCGCCGATGCTCTCGGCTTCCGCCGCGCCGGAACCGCACGCGTCAAGATCGAAGTCGTCGAAAAGTGA
- a CDS encoding WD40 repeat domain-containing protein: protein MSQTSSLTQNVAPIAAGTHVVAAAFLGRTPVFALADGQVLLAEIGDEKRVVAHAEGAILVAASDGQRLVTGGDDGRVVSVSVSGDIQDIADEKGRWIDALALRDSGECAWSAGKIVRARDAKGTIAEWQAPSSVRGLTFMPKGYRLAASHYNGVSLWFPATKAAPEALTWKGSHLDVTTSPDGRFVVTSMQENALHGWRVADRQDMRMTGYPSKPRSFSWSHDGNWLATSGAEASIIWPFQAKSGPMGQQPRECGVRPAKVSKIAFHPKALVLAIGYEDGWLMLCRLTDASEILVRAPEVGTDAGEITALCWDKDGKRLAFGAADGFAGLLTLP, encoded by the coding sequence ATGTCCCAAACCTCCTCCCTCACCCAAAACGTCGCTCCCATCGCCGCCGGCACCCATGTCGTTGCGGCTGCCTTTCTTGGCCGCACGCCCGTCTTCGCACTGGCGGACGGCCAGGTTCTCTTGGCCGAAATCGGCGACGAAAAGCGGGTCGTGGCCCATGCGGAGGGGGCGATTCTGGTAGCGGCGAGCGACGGCCAGCGTCTTGTTACCGGCGGCGATGACGGCCGCGTGGTAAGCGTGAGCGTCTCCGGCGACATCCAGGACATCGCCGACGAGAAAGGCCGCTGGATCGATGCGCTGGCGTTGCGCGACAGCGGCGAATGCGCGTGGAGCGCCGGCAAGATCGTTCGTGCCCGCGATGCGAAAGGGACGATCGCCGAATGGCAGGCGCCCTCCTCGGTGCGAGGGCTGACCTTCATGCCGAAGGGCTACCGTCTCGCAGCCTCCCATTATAACGGCGTGTCGCTCTGGTTTCCCGCCACCAAGGCGGCGCCCGAAGCCTTGACCTGGAAAGGCTCGCATCTCGATGTGACCACCTCGCCGGACGGTCGTTTTGTGGTGACTTCGATGCAGGAAAACGCCCTGCATGGCTGGCGGGTCGCCGACCGTCAGGACATGCGGATGACCGGCTATCCCTCAAAGCCGCGCTCCTTCAGCTGGTCGCATGACGGCAATTGGCTGGCGACCTCCGGCGCCGAGGCCAGCATCATCTGGCCGTTCCAAGCCAAAAGCGGCCCCATGGGCCAGCAGCCGCGCGAATGCGGCGTGCGTCCGGCCAAAGTCTCGAAAATCGCCTTTCATCCCAAGGCGCTCGTCCTTGCCATCGGCTATGAGGACGGCTGGCTGATGCTGTGCCGTCTGACCGACGCCTCGGAAATCCTGGTGCGGGCGCCGGAGGTCGGCACCGACGCGGGCGAGATCACGGCTCTGTGCTGGGACAAGGACGGCAAGCGCCTGGCGTTCGGCGCGGCGGACGGATTTGCCGGACTTTTGACCTTGCCGTGA
- a CDS encoding gamma-glutamyltransferase family protein, producing the protein MTDTHTFGKAAVAAPHRLASEAGLAILQEGGNALEAMVAMAATIAVVYPHMNGIGGDAFWLIHAPGSKVHYIEACGPAGALATVERYRKLELDRIPVRGPHAALTVPGAIGGWIQALDMAQARGGRLPLKDLLSHAAEQARKGCPVSPSEARYPTDEWESLVSAPGFRETFLIDGKVPDAGTVRHYPALGATLDQLAHAGLADFYRGDVARELAADLEKIGSAVTREDLRRYEACWRAPLTLRQKDISLYNSPPPTQGLASLILLGIFARLKKDGGPDSFAHTHGLIEATKRAYAIRDRVCIDFAHLVEDPKSLLTADSLGQEAEMIDMSRTASVPVRPHKGDTIWMGAIGADGLAVSYIQSIYWEYGSGCVLPRTGVLMQNRGMSFSLDPQALNTLRPGRRPFHTLNPPLALCDDGRVISYGSMGGDGQPQFQAQILSRYLSGTNVAAALDAPRFLYGRTWGADSFSVKLESRFESGVARALARAGHEIEYSPHAYADMFGHAGMLVRHPNGRIDAAHDPRADGTALGL; encoded by the coding sequence GTGACCGACACGCATACTTTCGGAAAGGCCGCCGTCGCGGCCCCCCATCGACTTGCCTCCGAAGCCGGCCTCGCCATTCTGCAAGAAGGCGGTAACGCCCTGGAGGCGATGGTGGCCATGGCCGCAACCATCGCCGTGGTCTATCCGCACATGAACGGGATCGGCGGTGACGCCTTTTGGCTCATCCACGCGCCGGGCAGCAAAGTGCACTATATCGAGGCCTGCGGCCCCGCTGGCGCGCTGGCGACGGTCGAGCGCTACCGCAAGCTGGAGTTGGACCGCATTCCCGTGCGTGGCCCGCACGCCGCATTGACGGTGCCGGGGGCGATCGGCGGCTGGATTCAGGCGCTCGACATGGCGCAGGCGCGCGGCGGGCGGCTGCCGCTCAAGGACTTGCTGTCGCATGCAGCTGAGCAGGCGCGGAAAGGTTGCCCGGTCTCACCATCCGAAGCACGCTATCCCACCGACGAATGGGAGAGCCTTGTAAGCGCACCGGGCTTTCGCGAGACGTTCCTGATCGACGGCAAGGTCCCGGACGCCGGCACGGTGCGGCATTATCCGGCCCTCGGCGCGACGCTGGACCAACTGGCCCATGCCGGGCTTGCCGATTTCTACCGCGGCGACGTCGCGCGCGAGCTTGCGGCCGATCTGGAGAAGATCGGCTCGGCCGTCACGCGCGAGGATCTGCGCCGCTACGAAGCCTGCTGGCGCGCGCCGCTCACCCTGCGGCAAAAGGATATTTCGCTCTACAATTCGCCGCCGCCGACGCAAGGGCTCGCGAGCCTCATCCTACTCGGCATTTTCGCCCGGCTCAAAAAAGACGGCGGTCCCGACTCCTTCGCCCATACGCACGGCTTGATCGAGGCGACCAAGCGCGCCTATGCGATCCGCGACCGCGTCTGCATCGATTTTGCGCATTTGGTGGAAGATCCCAAATCCCTTCTCACCGCGGACAGCTTAGGCCAGGAGGCCGAAATGATCGACATGTCGCGCACGGCCAGCGTGCCGGTGCGGCCCCACAAAGGCGACACGATCTGGATGGGCGCGATCGGCGCCGACGGCCTGGCCGTCTCCTATATCCAATCGATCTATTGGGAATATGGCTCGGGCTGCGTGTTGCCGCGCACCGGCGTGCTGATGCAGAACCGCGGCATGTCTTTCTCGCTTGATCCGCAGGCGCTGAACACGCTGCGTCCGGGACGGCGGCCGTTCCACACGCTCAACCCGCCGCTCGCCCTGTGCGATGACGGTCGTGTGATCTCGTATGGCTCGATGGGCGGCGACGGACAGCCGCAATTCCAGGCGCAGATTCTGTCGCGCTACTTAAGCGGAACCAATGTCGCCGCCGCGCTCGACGCGCCGCGGTTTCTCTACGGCCGCACCTGGGGCGCGGACAGCTTCTCGGTCAAACTCGAAAGCCGGTTCGAGTCCGGTGTCGCGCGCGCCTTGGCGCGGGCCGGACACGAGATCGAATATTCGCCGCATGCCTATGCCGACATGTTCGGCCATGCCGGCATGCTGGTGCGTCACCCAAATGGCCGCATCGACGCGGCGCACGACCCGCGCGCGGACGGCACCGCGCTCGGTCTCTAA
- the fabB gene encoding beta-ketoacyl-ACP synthase I — protein sequence MRRVVVTGMGIVSSIGNNTNEVLASLREAKSGIVRAEKYAELGFRSQVHGAPTLDPSTMLDRRALRFHAQGTAWNHVAMDQAIADANLPAELVSHERTGIIMGSGGPSAKTLVDSADIARKSGPKRVGPFAVPKAMSSTASATLATWFKIKGINYSISSACATSNHCIGNAYEMIQWGKQDLMFAGGCEELDWTLSVLFDAMTAMSSNFNATPAVASRAYDKNRDGFVIAGGAGVLVLEELEHAKARGAKIYAELVGYGATSDGYDMVAPSGEGAIRCMKQALATVKTPIDYINPHATSTPVGDAKEIEAIRTVFGNGEKCPPISATKSLTGHSLGATGVQEAIYSLLMMQNGFMCESAHIDELDPDFADMPILRERRDNVSLRAVLSNSFGFGGTNATLIFKHMDA from the coding sequence ATGAGACGCGTCGTCGTCACCGGCATGGGCATCGTGTCGTCCATCGGGAACAACACGAACGAAGTGCTGGCGAGTTTGCGGGAAGCCAAATCCGGCATCGTGCGGGCCGAAAAATACGCAGAACTCGGCTTTCGCAGCCAGGTGCACGGCGCGCCGACCCTCGACCCGAGCACGATGCTTGACCGCCGTGCGCTGCGCTTTCACGCCCAAGGCACAGCCTGGAACCATGTCGCCATGGACCAGGCCATCGCCGACGCCAATCTTCCCGCCGAACTCGTTTCGCATGAGCGCACCGGCATCATCATGGGCTCGGGCGGCCCCTCGGCCAAAACCTTGGTCGATTCTGCCGACATTGCGCGCAAATCCGGCCCGAAGCGCGTCGGCCCCTTTGCCGTGCCGAAAGCCATGTCGTCGACGGCCTCGGCGACCCTTGCGACCTGGTTCAAGATCAAGGGCATCAATTATTCGATCTCCTCGGCCTGCGCGACGTCCAATCATTGCATCGGCAATGCCTATGAAATGATCCAATGGGGCAAGCAGGATCTGATGTTCGCCGGCGGCTGCGAAGAGCTCGACTGGACCCTGTCGGTGCTGTTCGACGCCATGACCGCGATGTCGTCGAACTTCAACGCGACGCCAGCCGTGGCCTCGCGCGCCTATGACAAGAATCGCGACGGCTTCGTGATTGCCGGCGGCGCGGGTGTGCTCGTGCTCGAGGAATTGGAGCATGCCAAGGCGCGCGGCGCCAAGATCTATGCCGAGCTTGTCGGGTATGGCGCGACTTCGGACGGCTACGATATGGTCGCACCTTCCGGCGAAGGCGCGATCCGCTGCATGAAGCAGGCGCTCGCGACCGTGAAGACGCCGATCGACTACATCAATCCGCATGCGACCTCGACGCCGGTCGGCGATGCCAAGGAGATCGAGGCGATCCGCACGGTGTTCGGCAACGGCGAGAAATGCCCGCCGATCTCGGCAACGAAATCGCTCACCGGTCATTCGCTCGGCGCGACCGGCGTGCAGGAAGCGATCTACTCGCTGTTGATGATGCAGAACGGCTTCATGTGCGAAAGCGCGCATATCGACGAGCTCGATCCGGACTTTGCCGATATGCCGATCCTGCGCGAGCGGCGCGACAACGTGTCCCTGCGCGCGGTCCTCTCCAATTCCTTCGGCTTCGGCGGCACCAACGCCACGCTCATTTTCAAACATATGGATGCATAA